A window of Rhodoligotrophos appendicifer genomic DNA:
ACCGTTAAAACGTACTTCCTGAGCGATGGCAGCGTTCTGATCAGCTGCCGGCCCATTCCCTTCTGGCGCGAATATATCGAGCGGAGATGGGGTCCTCTCGATCTCTCAACCGAGTATGAGTGGGTGGAGAAATGACCCTCACCCGTCCCCGCGAGGTGGGCTCGCCCTACGAGGCGCTGGCCCGGATGGTCGACCAATGCGGCGGCTTGAAGCCCGTCGCCGCCTTCATGGGTAATTCCACCTCCACGGTTCAGCGCTGGACGGTTCCCGAGGAGGATAGCGACGTTTCCTTCAGGCTGGTGTCCCAGATCGTCGATCGGTTCCAGGCGAGCGCGCCGGCCGAGCATCTGGCGCTGCTTGCGGGCGGGGTGTTCGTTCCGCTCGTGGGCACCGAGGTCTCGCCGCATTGGGGCGCGTTGACGGCCGAGTCGGCTTCGGCCTTCGCGGAGGCCATGGGCGAGGTTGCCCGGGCTCTGGCGCCGACGAGCGACGGGGCAGGGGTCGTCACCCGGCGCGAGGCGCGGCATCTCGTGAAGACCATCGATCACGCCATTCGGGACATGGCCGCGCTGCGCGGCTTGGCGCTCGCGGTCGCAGAGGGGGAGCCGTGATGGGACAGCCGAATCGTGAACTCACCGATGCCGAGATGGAGCGCAAAGGTTTTGGGCCGTGCGTGCCGTGGTTCGAACCGCAGCGTGAGCCCGCCGAGGGGTGCCTGCCTGTCAAGGCCCGGTTCGACCTGTTGCCAGCCGATGCGCTGGAGCAGGTGGCGCTCGCCGGCACCTTCGGGATCGACGTCCATGGCGACCGCCATTGGGAGAAGGGCGGGTTTTGGGGCTCGCATTTCGGCGCGCTGATGCGGCACGCCTGGGCGTTCTGGCGGGGTGAGGATCGCGATCCGCAGAGCGGGTTGCCGCATATGGCGCATGTCGCCTGGCGGGCCTTGGCGCTGACTTCCTATCTGCTGCGGTCACGCGGCACCGATGACAGGGGGATCTGACATGCTGCAGAAGACGCCGAGACGGCTGCTAAACGCGACCGCGCCAGAGGGCGGGACGCTCTCCTATTTCGACAGTGCGGAGGCATCGCCCCGGGAGCACGGGGCCCTACTGGTGCTGGTGATCGCCTCCGGGCGGCGCAGCGTGCGCGTGCCCCTGGGGCGGCACCAGGTGATCGCCACCATCAAGGCCATGGCGGAGGCGCTGTCATGAGGGCGGCGTCACCGATCGATGCCGCTGAGCTGGAGAGGCTTCTCGCCCTCGGCGAACGTGTTCGCGACATTGCACGGCGGTTCAGGACCGATGAGCGCAGGATCACTGAACGAATGGCCGATCTGGGCCTGATGCGTCCTGAGGAGCGGCGGCGGGCCGAGGGCCACGCTTTGGATGCAAGGGTTGCGGAGCTGGCGCGGGAAGGCCTGACGGGGGCGAAGATTGCCGAGATCATGGGCCTGACCCGCAACCAGGTGATCGGCCGCGCCTTTCGCATGGGTGTCACCTTAGGTTTTGGCAGGAAGCGCGTTCTGCACGTCAAGCTGCCTCCCAAAGCAGAGAAGGCGTCGAGGCCAAAGGTCGAGCGGAAGGCGGCGCCGCGCGCGGTTCCAAAGCCATCGCCGGCGGTCCTGGTGGTGCCGAAGGTTGATCTGGCGCCGGTGGTGCCGGGCCCGGCGGGCGGGGTGCCGTTCCTGGAGCTGGCACCGCGCGGATGCAAGTTCGCCGTAGGCCAGGACGCTCAGGGCTCGCATCTGTTCTGCGGCGGGAGCCGCGCCGAGGGGCTGCCCTATTGCCGGCATCATGCGCAGATCGCCTATCGGCCGGTTGAGCCGAAAATCCGCAAGAGGGCGGCATGATGGAGTGGACCCGGGAGCGCGTCGATGCGGTGTTGATCATGGCTCGGAAGGGGTTCAAGGCCGACGACATCGCGAAGTATCATTTCACCAAGGTGGGGACGATCGAGGCGATTTGCCTGGCTGCGAACGTCGAGGTTCAGCGGGTCGATTATCTCTGGGGCAAACGCTTGTCCAAGACCCGCAAAGGGGCGGCCGAGGCGGATGCCCACAAGATGCCGGCGGCGAAGAAGAATACCCAGGGGCAGTCTGGTACGGCGCGCGAGGCCCCCAGCACCAAGAGGGATGGTTCGACCATAGGGGCACAGCCCGCCGCCCGAACACTATTGAGCGAGGAGCACCGCGAGCGGGCGATGCCGGCGGAAGCGCCGGCTGCAGCCCCGAAGCCTCTCTGCAGGAATGCAAAGCCTCCCCAGGTTCCTGCAGGAACAGCGGCAAATTTCATCGCCTTCGGACGTGGTGTCGTAGTGGATCCTTCGGGGTTCGATGAGGGGCTCAGGCGCCTTGGCGCGGCACTTATGCGCGAGGCGGGCGTCGGATATGGCGGGATCGCATCGGCGCTGAGTGTGGACCTGGACATGGTGCAGGTTCTGCTCACATCCGAGGCGCGGCCGATGAAGATCCCCGAGCCGACGACGCGGGGGGCTTGGTGATGCAGAACACGTCATCCGCCGTCATGCAGCAGAGGCGCGAGCCGGACGATTCCCTAGACGACTTTCCGACGCCGCCATGGGCAACGCGGGCGCTCATTGAGCATGTGATCTGGCCAAATCTCGGGGTCTTTGCTCCGTCAGATCACATGCGGGAGAATCTGACCTGCTGGGAGCCGGCCTGCAATCGCGGGCACAT
This region includes:
- a CDS encoding phage regulatory CII family protein, whose product is MTLTRPREVGSPYEALARMVDQCGGLKPVAAFMGNSTSTVQRWTVPEEDSDVSFRLVSQIVDRFQASAPAEHLALLAGGVFVPLVGTEVSPHWGALTAESASAFAEAMGEVARALAPTSDGAGVVTRREARHLVKTIDHAIRDMAALRGLALAVAEGEP
- a CDS encoding dATP/dGTP diphosphohydrolase domain-containing protein yields the protein MGQPNRELTDAEMERKGFGPCVPWFEPQREPAEGCLPVKARFDLLPADALEQVALAGTFGIDVHGDRHWEKGGFWGSHFGALMRHAWAFWRGEDRDPQSGLPHMAHVAWRALALTSYLLRSRGTDDRGI
- a CDS encoding GcrA family cell cycle regulator, translating into MRAASPIDAAELERLLALGERVRDIARRFRTDERRITERMADLGLMRPEERRRAEGHALDARVAELAREGLTGAKIAEIMGLTRNQVIGRAFRMGVTLGFGRKRVLHVKLPPKAEKASRPKVERKAAPRAVPKPSPAVLVVPKVDLAPVVPGPAGGVPFLELAPRGCKFAVGQDAQGSHLFCGGSRAEGLPYCRHHAQIAYRPVEPKIRKRAA